The Cinclus cinclus chromosome 28, bCinCin1.1, whole genome shotgun sequence genome window below encodes:
- the LOC134054358 gene encoding uncharacterized protein LOC134054358 yields the protein MSPAVSIGTGTSEFPWIVCHELPVPPPLTSRTPFRIPTFSHPPRTLPLPPSRSPACFPPPPASFQPLHPPPPPPTRRPNQGRSEEFKPRPRKRWRRLRSAPRPGRLRRGTAAAPGAGPVRMGSGSGGAGADPARCPERR from the exons atgAGCCCCGCGGTCTCCATTGGCACCGGCACGTCCGAGTTCCCCTGGATCGTCTGCCACGAGCTCCC GGTACCGCCTCCCCTCACATCCCGCACACCTTTCCGCATCCCCACGTTCTCCCATCCCCCCCGCACCCTCCCTCTCCCACCTTCCCGCAGCCCCGCGTGTTTCCCACCCCCTCCCGCCTCCTTCCAGCCGCtgcatccccccccccccccccccacacgCCGG CCCAATCAGGGCCGCTCGGAGGAATTCAAACCCCGGCCCCGCAAGCGCTGGCGgcggctccgctccgctccccggCCGGGAAGGCTGCGCCGTGGAACGGcagcggcaccgggagcggggccggtcCGGATGGGCtcggggagcggcggggcgggcgcggacCCCGCCCGCTGTCCGGAGCGCAGGTGA
- the CTXN1 gene encoding cortexin-1, translating into MNDASTMDYELLSPSLVEHPAGTAGMDAEQKTVFAFVIFLLVFLVMLMVRCFRILLDPYSRMPASSWTDHKEGLERGQFDYALV; encoded by the coding sequence ATGAATGATGCATCCACCATGGATTATGAACtgctctccccatccctggtgGAGCATCCCGCCGGCACCGCGGGCATGGATGCCGAGCAGAAAACCGTGTTTGCCTTCGTCATCTTCCTCCTGGTGTTCTTGGTGATGCTGATGGTGCGCTGCTTCCGCATCCTGCTGGACCCCTACAGCCGCATGCCCGCCTCCTCCTGGACGGACCACAAGGAGGGCTTGGAGAGGGGCCAGTTCGACTACGCCCTGGTGTGA